A stretch of Microbulbifer bruguierae DNA encodes these proteins:
- a CDS encoding [protein-PII] uridylyltransferase yields the protein MNSMQLAHIPHFEKPLFFFDQSRFRRDLAEGAKSTLEIFRDAVGAASTHMARRFREGEDVRTLVYERALFVDCLLHYAWYQFQWPDNISLLAVGGYGRGELHPKSDIDLLVLTSDKPDDATIDNIERLVAFLWDLKLDIGHSVRTIEHCLEMAAEDITIATNLLECRTVVGNPALCETLTERMTPDRIWPADEFFSAKYAEQQQRHSKQQGAEYNLEPNIKNAPGGLRDIQTINWVAKRYFQVRTLKQLQGKGFFTEEEFAILQSGEDFLWRVRYGLHLLAGRPEERLLFDYQRELAREFGYRDNESNLAVEQFMHNYYRIVMALRELNDVLLQFLDEVILQRGKHLPVTPINERFQLRGNTIEVAVTRTFIEHPPALLEIFVLMSNHPEIQGVRASTIRLIREHRHLIDDQFRADPANTRLFMQLLRSPKGLSTQLTRMTRYGVLGRYLPEFGRVTGQMQHDLFHIYTVDAHTLQVVRNMRSFLDEDAWEKFPLAAEVLSRMRKPELLYIAGLYHDIAKGRGGDHSKLGVMDADAFCRRHGLSARDRRLVCWLVEKHLLMSAVSQKQDISDPEVVHAFAAEVGDREHLDYLYALTVADINATNPDLWNSWRASLMRQLYQYTQRALRRGLENPIDRDEIYEETQAQARNMLRAIGLPSNAVEDIWSEMGEDYFVRESADNIAWHTAAIYQLQKDPARNADSDTLVLTRNSGPGEHDGATEVFVYTPDRPNVFAAVVTGLDMLNLNIHDARLYSSAGGYTLDTFYVLDESGQPLLDEPQRLEQIRNTLQKELKLVEDYSKVIKRRTPRRLKMFHLPSQAHISTEPGDSYSTLEITSADRPGLLARIARIFISHDLRLHNAKISTLGERVEDIFHITDANSEPLTDMALIEILEQSICQELDAHQATLPPQP from the coding sequence ATGAATTCCATGCAACTGGCGCATATCCCGCACTTCGAAAAACCCTTGTTTTTCTTCGACCAGTCGCGCTTTCGCCGCGACCTGGCGGAGGGAGCCAAATCCACGCTGGAGATTTTCAGGGATGCGGTCGGCGCTGCCAGTACCCATATGGCGCGCCGTTTTCGCGAGGGCGAAGACGTGCGCACCCTCGTCTACGAGCGCGCCCTGTTTGTGGACTGCCTGTTGCACTACGCCTGGTACCAGTTCCAGTGGCCCGACAATATCAGCCTGCTGGCGGTAGGCGGCTACGGGCGCGGCGAGCTACACCCCAAATCCGATATTGACCTGCTTGTCCTCACTTCGGACAAACCAGACGACGCCACCATCGACAATATCGAGCGCCTGGTCGCCTTCCTCTGGGACCTGAAACTGGATATCGGCCACTCGGTTCGCACGATCGAACACTGCCTGGAAATGGCCGCGGAAGACATCACTATCGCCACCAACCTGCTGGAATGCCGCACGGTAGTGGGCAACCCGGCACTGTGCGAAACCCTGACCGAGCGCATGACGCCAGACCGCATCTGGCCCGCGGACGAGTTCTTCAGCGCCAAATACGCCGAGCAGCAGCAACGCCACAGCAAGCAACAGGGTGCCGAGTACAACCTGGAACCCAACATCAAGAACGCCCCCGGCGGCTTGCGAGACATCCAGACCATCAACTGGGTAGCGAAGCGCTACTTCCAGGTTCGCACCCTTAAACAGCTGCAGGGCAAAGGTTTCTTTACCGAGGAAGAGTTCGCCATCCTGCAGTCCGGGGAAGATTTCCTGTGGCGGGTGCGCTACGGACTGCATTTGCTGGCCGGTCGGCCGGAGGAGCGCCTGCTGTTCGATTACCAGCGCGAGCTGGCCCGGGAGTTCGGCTATCGGGACAATGAGTCCAATCTCGCCGTCGAACAGTTCATGCACAATTACTACCGCATCGTTATGGCCCTGCGGGAGCTGAATGATGTGCTGCTGCAATTCCTCGACGAGGTGATTCTGCAACGGGGCAAGCACCTCCCGGTAACTCCGATCAACGAGCGCTTCCAGCTACGCGGTAACACCATTGAAGTGGCGGTAACCCGCACCTTCATCGAGCACCCGCCAGCGCTGCTGGAGATCTTTGTGCTGATGTCCAATCACCCGGAAATCCAGGGTGTGCGAGCATCCACCATCCGCCTGATCCGTGAGCATCGCCACCTGATCGACGACCAGTTCCGCGCAGACCCCGCCAATACGCGGTTGTTCATGCAGCTGCTGCGCAGCCCCAAGGGGCTCTCCACCCAACTCACGCGCATGACCCGCTATGGTGTACTCGGTCGCTACCTGCCTGAGTTCGGCCGCGTGACCGGACAGATGCAACACGACCTGTTCCACATCTATACCGTGGATGCCCACACCCTGCAGGTGGTGCGCAATATGCGCAGCTTCCTCGACGAAGACGCCTGGGAGAAGTTCCCCCTCGCGGCGGAAGTGCTGTCGCGCATGCGCAAGCCGGAGCTGCTCTACATCGCCGGCCTGTACCACGATATCGCCAAAGGTCGCGGTGGCGACCATTCCAAACTCGGCGTGATGGACGCAGATGCCTTCTGCCGCCGCCATGGCCTCTCTGCCCGCGACCGCCGCCTGGTGTGCTGGCTGGTAGAAAAGCACCTGCTGATGAGCGCGGTGTCGCAGAAACAGGATATTTCTGACCCGGAAGTGGTCCACGCCTTTGCCGCCGAAGTGGGTGACCGCGAGCACCTGGATTACCTCTACGCGCTCACCGTTGCCGACATCAATGCCACCAACCCGGACCTGTGGAACAGCTGGCGTGCCAGCCTGATGCGCCAGCTCTACCAGTACACCCAGCGCGCCCTGCGCCGCGGGCTGGAAAACCCCATCGACCGCGACGAAATCTACGAGGAAACCCAGGCTCAGGCACGCAACATGCTTCGCGCCATCGGACTGCCTAGCAACGCGGTGGAAGACATCTGGTCAGAAATGGGGGAAGACTATTTCGTGCGCGAGAGCGCCGACAATATTGCCTGGCATACCGCCGCCATCTACCAGCTGCAGAAAGACCCGGCACGTAATGCCGACAGCGATACCCTGGTGCTAACCCGCAATTCGGGCCCCGGTGAACACGATGGCGCCACCGAGGTATTCGTGTACACCCCGGACAGGCCGAACGTCTTCGCGGCGGTAGTGACCGGCCTCGACATGCTGAACCTGAATATCCACGACGCACGCCTGTACAGTTCCGCCGGCGGTTACACCTTGGATACCTTTTATGTCTTGGACGAATCCGGCCAGCCGCTGCTGGACGAACCGCAGCGCCTGGAGCAGATCCGCAACACCCTGCAAAAGGAGCTGAAACTGGTGGAGGATTACTCCAAAGTGATCAAGCGTCGCACTCCGCGTCGCCTGAAAATGTTCCACCTGCCAAGCCAGGCCCACATTTCCACCGAACCCGGCGACAGTTACAGCACTCTTGAAATTACCAGTGCCGACCGCCCTGGTCTGCTGGCGCGTATCGCGCGTATTTTCATCAGCCACGACCTGCGCCTGCACAATGCCAAGATCTCCACCCTGGGAGAGCGGGTGGAGGATATTTTTCATATTACCGATGCCAACAGCGAACCGCTGACGGATATGGCTCTTATCGAAATCCTGGAACAGTCCATCTGCCAGGAGCTAGATGCCCACCAGGCAACCCTGCCGCCGCAGCCATAA
- the rpsB gene encoding 30S ribosomal protein S2 produces the protein MPQVSMRDMLQAGVHFGHQTRYWNPKMGQYIFGARNKIHIINLEHTVPAFNEALQIIKGMAAQKKKVMFVGTKRAAQKAIKEQAERAGQPYVSNRWLGGMLTNYKTIRASIKRLRDLEAQSQDGTFEKLTKKEALMRTRAMEKLERSIGGIKEMGGLPDALFVIDVEHERIAIQEANKLGIPVIGIVDTNSSPEGVDYVIPGNDDAIRAIKLYTTAVADAVVAGAAVAGGAVAQSEYVEAGDDQAAAE, from the coding sequence ATGCCGCAAGTCAGCATGCGCGATATGCTGCAGGCTGGTGTCCATTTTGGTCACCAGACTCGCTACTGGAACCCGAAGATGGGTCAATACATCTTTGGCGCTCGCAACAAAATTCATATCATCAACCTGGAGCACACTGTTCCGGCCTTCAATGAAGCTCTGCAGATCATCAAGGGTATGGCTGCTCAGAAGAAGAAGGTTATGTTCGTTGGCACCAAGCGCGCTGCGCAGAAAGCCATTAAAGAGCAGGCGGAACGTGCAGGTCAGCCCTACGTCAGCAACCGCTGGCTGGGTGGTATGCTCACCAACTACAAAACCATCCGCGCTTCCATCAAGCGTCTGCGTGATCTCGAAGCTCAGTCTCAGGACGGTACTTTCGAGAAGCTGACCAAGAAAGAAGCCCTGATGCGCACTCGCGCAATGGAGAAGCTGGAGCGCTCCATCGGTGGTATCAAGGAAATGGGTGGTCTGCCGGACGCGCTGTTCGTGATCGACGTTGAACACGAGCGTATCGCCATTCAGGAAGCCAACAAGCTGGGTATTCCGGTAATTGGTATTGTTGATACCAACAGCAGCCCGGAAGGCGTTGACTACGTTATTCCAGGCAACGATGACGCCATCCGCGCAATCAAGCTGTACACCACTGCTGTTGCCGACGCTGTTGTAGCTGGTGCGGCGGTAGCTGGTGGCGCTGTTGCCCAAAGCGAATACGTTGAGGCCGGCGACGACCAAGCAGCTGCGGAATAA
- a CDS encoding ArsC family reductase, with protein sequence MITLYGIKNCDTVKKARKWLEQNNVEYNFHDFRENGMDQVPLADWLKEFGWEQVLNRRSTSWRALDEAQKNALDNSSAETLAEETPTLIKRPVITRGGETLFGFKADSYTSFVK encoded by the coding sequence ATGATTACCCTTTATGGCATCAAAAATTGCGACACCGTAAAAAAGGCCCGCAAGTGGCTGGAACAAAATAATGTGGAATACAACTTCCACGATTTCCGCGAAAACGGTATGGACCAGGTACCGTTGGCGGACTGGCTGAAAGAATTCGGCTGGGAGCAGGTGCTTAACCGCCGCTCCACCAGCTGGCGCGCCCTCGACGAAGCCCAAAAAAACGCTCTGGACAATTCCAGTGCGGAAACGCTCGCTGAAGAAACCCCAACGCTGATCAAGCGTCCGGTCATCACCAGGGGCGGTGAGACTCTGTTTGGCTTCAAGGCCGACAGCTACACCAGCTTCGTCAAATAG
- the map gene encoding type I methionyl aminopeptidase has product MTNAVKTPEQIAKMRIAGRLAAEVLEMIGEYVVPGVTTEELDRRCHDYIVNVQQAIPACLGYRGFPKSICTSVNEVICHGIPSEAKVLKKGDIINIDVTVIKDGWYGDTSKMYFVGKPAAHAERLVKVTQECLYKAIEIVRPGTTLGDIGHVIQTHAEKNYYSVVKDFCGHGIGDVFHEDPQVLHYGRPGTGQVLEEGMTFTIEPMINAGKPGSRVLRDEWTAVTVDRRLSAQWEHTMAVTSDGVEILTARKEESF; this is encoded by the coding sequence ATGACCAACGCCGTAAAGACACCGGAACAGATTGCCAAAATGCGCATTGCGGGCCGCCTGGCAGCAGAAGTACTGGAAATGATTGGCGAATATGTGGTTCCCGGGGTCACCACGGAAGAACTGGACAGGCGCTGTCACGACTATATCGTCAACGTCCAGCAAGCCATTCCCGCTTGCCTCGGTTATCGCGGCTTCCCAAAATCGATCTGCACCTCGGTCAACGAGGTGATCTGTCACGGCATCCCCTCCGAGGCCAAGGTGCTGAAAAAAGGCGACATCATCAATATCGATGTCACGGTGATCAAAGACGGCTGGTACGGTGACACTTCCAAGATGTACTTCGTCGGCAAACCTGCCGCGCACGCTGAACGCCTGGTCAAAGTGACCCAGGAGTGCCTGTACAAGGCGATCGAGATTGTCCGCCCCGGAACCACCCTCGGCGACATTGGACACGTGATCCAGACCCATGCGGAGAAGAATTACTACTCGGTGGTAAAAGACTTCTGCGGCCACGGTATCGGCGATGTATTCCACGAGGATCCGCAGGTTCTGCACTACGGCAGGCCAGGCACCGGGCAGGTGCTGGAAGAAGGTATGACCTTCACCATCGAACCCATGATCAACGCCGGCAAACCCGGCAGTCGCGTGCTGCGGGACGAGTGGACCGCGGTTACCGTAGACCGCCGCCTGTCCGCCCAGTGGGAACACACCATGGCGGTTACCAGCGACGGCGTGGAAATCCTCACCGCCCGCAAAGAAGAATCGTTTTAA
- the tsf gene encoding translation elongation factor Ts, with translation MAITASMVKELRERTGLPMMECKKALTEADGDIEKAIEDLRKASGLKAAKKAGRTAADGVVAAKVAEDGSYGVLVEVNSETDFVARDDNFLAFVGKVVDKAFADRQQDVAALMEGALEADREALVQKIGENIGVRRIQVVEAPVVGAYVHSNSRIAVLVALSGANVETARDIAMHVTAVNPQVVKPEDMSPEVVEKEKEIIKAQPDMEGKPAEIVEKMMGGRINKFLKENSLVEQPFVKNPDVTVGKLAKDAGADVLGFVRFEVGEGIEKEVVDFAAEVAAQVKTSS, from the coding sequence ATGGCGATTACCGCGTCAATGGTAAAAGAACTGCGCGAGCGCACCGGTCTGCCGATGATGGAGTGCAAAAAAGCACTGACCGAAGCTGATGGCGATATCGAAAAAGCGATTGAAGATCTGCGCAAGGCATCTGGCCTGAAAGCTGCCAAGAAAGCTGGCCGCACCGCCGCTGACGGCGTTGTTGCAGCCAAAGTTGCTGAAGATGGCAGCTACGGCGTTCTGGTTGAAGTGAACTCTGAAACCGACTTCGTTGCCCGCGATGACAACTTCCTGGCGTTTGTTGGCAAGGTTGTCGACAAAGCATTTGCTGATCGTCAGCAGGATGTTGCCGCACTGATGGAAGGTGCGCTGGAAGCAGACCGCGAAGCACTGGTACAGAAAATCGGTGAAAACATCGGCGTGCGTCGCATTCAGGTAGTAGAAGCTCCGGTTGTTGGCGCTTACGTACACTCCAACAGCCGCATTGCGGTACTGGTTGCCCTGAGCGGCGCCAATGTGGAGACTGCGCGTGACATCGCTATGCACGTGACCGCGGTAAACCCGCAGGTTGTGAAGCCTGAAGATATGTCTCCGGAAGTGGTCGAGAAGGAGAAGGAGATCATCAAGGCGCAGCCGGATATGGAAGGCAAGCCTGCTGAAATCGTCGAGAAGATGATGGGTGGCCGTATCAACAAGTTCCTGAAAGAGAACAGCCTGGTTGAACAGCCTTTCGTCAAGAACCCGGACGTGACCGTCGGCAAGCTGGCCAAAGACGCGGGCGCGGATGTTCTCGGTTTTGTCCGCTTTGAAGTGGGCGAAGGCATCGAGAAGGAAGTGGTGGACTTTGCAGCGGAAGTGGCTGCTCAGGTAAAAACCAGTTCCTGA
- the pyrH gene encoding UMP kinase: MPGIKDRKYKRILLKLSGEELMGEQGFGISPKVLDKMALEIGQLVGIGVQVGLVVGGGNLFRGAALNAAGLDRVTGDHMGMLATVMNALALRDALERSNISSRVMSSIQMSGIVDHYDRRAAIRYLERGEVLIFAAGTGNPFFTTDSAACLRGIEIDAELVLKATKVDGVYSADPKLVPDATRYDRLTYDEVLDKKLGVMDLTAICLCREHNMPVRVFRMDKTGALLNIVVGGEEGTLIEEDVNQ; encoded by the coding sequence ATGCCAGGTATTAAAGACCGCAAGTACAAGAGAATCCTGTTAAAGCTCAGCGGAGAAGAGCTGATGGGCGAGCAGGGGTTTGGAATCAGCCCCAAAGTGCTGGATAAAATGGCACTGGAAATCGGGCAGTTGGTTGGGATTGGTGTACAGGTCGGCCTGGTGGTCGGCGGTGGCAACCTGTTCCGCGGGGCTGCACTTAATGCCGCAGGCCTGGACCGCGTTACCGGTGACCATATGGGCATGCTGGCGACGGTGATGAACGCATTGGCCCTGCGTGATGCGCTCGAGCGTTCGAATATTTCTTCCCGGGTCATGTCGTCGATCCAGATGAGCGGTATCGTGGATCATTACGATCGTCGCGCGGCCATCCGCTATCTTGAACGCGGTGAAGTACTGATCTTCGCTGCGGGTACCGGCAATCCCTTTTTCACCACCGACTCCGCCGCCTGTTTGCGCGGAATTGAGATCGATGCGGAACTGGTACTCAAGGCCACAAAGGTTGACGGCGTCTACTCTGCCGATCCGAAATTGGTACCTGATGCCACCCGCTATGACCGCCTCACCTATGACGAGGTGCTCGACAAAAAGCTCGGAGTTATGGATTTAACGGCAATCTGCCTCTGCCGCGAACACAATATGCCGGTGCGGGTTTTCCGGATGGACAAGACCGGAGCGCTGCTGAATATTGTTGTCGGCGGTGAAGAGGGCACACTTATCGAAGAGGATGTGAATCAGTGA
- the nth gene encoding endonuclease III: MSAKNLLKQERVDYILNRLEELYPETPVPLDHFDAYSLLVAVLLSAQCTDERVNQITPALWELADNPYDMAKVPVEKIQEVIRPCGLSPQKSKAIQKLSEILVNEYHGKVPENMAALETLPGVGHKTASVVMAQAFGHPAFPVDTHIHRLAQRWGLTSGKNVVQTEKDLKRVFPSDKWNKLHLQIIFYGREYCSARGCDGTVCEICTTCYPARKNPKKTKKA, translated from the coding sequence ATGAGCGCAAAAAACCTACTAAAACAGGAACGAGTGGATTACATCCTCAACCGCCTGGAAGAACTGTATCCAGAGACCCCGGTTCCCCTTGACCACTTCGATGCCTACTCGCTGCTGGTGGCCGTCTTGCTGTCCGCACAGTGCACCGACGAGCGAGTAAACCAGATTACTCCCGCATTGTGGGAACTGGCGGACAATCCCTACGACATGGCGAAGGTGCCGGTAGAAAAGATCCAGGAGGTTATCCGTCCCTGTGGACTCTCGCCGCAAAAATCCAAGGCTATCCAGAAACTGTCAGAAATTCTGGTTAACGAATACCACGGTAAAGTACCAGAGAATATGGCGGCACTGGAAACCCTGCCCGGTGTCGGACACAAAACCGCCAGCGTGGTGATGGCACAGGCCTTCGGTCATCCCGCGTTTCCGGTAGACACCCATATTCACCGCCTGGCCCAGCGCTGGGGACTTACCAGCGGCAAGAATGTAGTGCAGACGGAAAAAGACCTGAAGCGTGTATTCCCTAGCGACAAATGGAACAAGTTGCACCTGCAAATTATTTTCTACGGACGGGAGTACTGCAGTGCCCGCGGTTGCGATGGCACCGTTTGTGAAATCTGCACCACCTGCTACCCCGCACGTAAAAACCCCAAGAAAACCAAAAAAGCCTGA
- the dapC gene encoding succinyldiaminopimelate transaminase: MNPNLQQLQPYPFAKLATLKEGIEGPADLAHIALSIGEPKHAPPAFVRDELIDNLDKLASYPLTKGLDSLRQTIAQWLCQRFNLESVCADTEVIPVNGTREALFAFAQAVVSPGAKVVMPNPFYQIYEGAAFLAGATPHFINCSVETGFKPDFDAVPASVWEACELLYICTPGNPTGALLEMEDFKRLIALADQYNFTIASDECYSELYFDEQNPPLGLLQACADLGRNDYRRCVVFHSLSKRSNLPGLRSGFVAGDREVLEKFLLYRTYHGCAMPVPTQFASIAAWQDEQHVMENRALYQQKFDAVLEILDGCLDVEKPQASFYLWPKVGDGEHFARELFRQQNITVLPGAFLAREANGINPGAEYVRMALVATLEECIEAAQRIRRFCQ, translated from the coding sequence ATGAATCCGAATTTACAACAGCTGCAACCCTACCCTTTCGCCAAACTGGCAACACTGAAGGAAGGAATTGAAGGCCCTGCAGATCTTGCGCACATCGCACTATCCATCGGTGAACCCAAACACGCGCCGCCCGCTTTCGTACGCGACGAACTGATCGACAACCTGGACAAGCTGGCCTCCTACCCGCTTACCAAAGGGCTGGATTCCTTGCGCCAAACCATCGCGCAGTGGCTGTGTCAGCGGTTTAATCTCGAGTCCGTCTGTGCCGATACCGAGGTCATTCCCGTCAACGGCACCCGCGAAGCATTGTTTGCCTTCGCCCAGGCAGTCGTATCCCCGGGCGCAAAAGTGGTGATGCCCAACCCCTTCTACCAGATCTACGAGGGCGCGGCCTTTCTCGCCGGCGCCACACCGCACTTTATCAATTGCAGCGTGGAAACGGGTTTCAAGCCAGATTTCGACGCCGTTCCAGCTTCCGTCTGGGAGGCCTGTGAGCTGCTGTATATCTGCACACCGGGCAATCCAACTGGCGCACTACTGGAGATGGAGGATTTCAAACGCCTGATCGCACTCGCCGACCAGTACAATTTCACCATCGCCTCCGACGAGTGCTATTCGGAACTCTACTTCGACGAGCAGAACCCTCCCCTCGGCCTGCTACAGGCCTGTGCTGACCTGGGCCGCAACGACTACCGTCGCTGCGTGGTGTTTCACAGCCTGTCGAAACGCTCCAACCTTCCAGGACTGCGCTCCGGTTTTGTCGCTGGCGATCGCGAAGTCCTGGAAAAATTTCTGCTGTACCGGACCTATCACGGCTGCGCCATGCCGGTACCTACCCAGTTCGCCTCGATTGCCGCCTGGCAGGACGAGCAGCACGTAATGGAAAATCGCGCGCTGTACCAGCAGAAGTTCGACGCTGTGCTGGAAATCCTCGACGGCTGTCTGGATGTCGAAAAACCCCAGGCCAGCTTTTATCTCTGGCCCAAGGTGGGCGATGGCGAGCACTTCGCCCGCGAGCTGTTCCGCCAGCAAAACATCACCGTTCTGCCCGGAGCATTCCTCGCCCGTGAGGCCAATGGCATAAACCCCGGTGCGGAATATGTGCGCATGGCCCTGGTTGCCACTCTCGAAGAATGTATTGAAGCGGCGCAACGCATTCGCCGTTTCTGCCAGTAG